From the Desulfosarcina sp. BuS5 genome, one window contains:
- a CDS encoding Rossmann-like domain-containing protein, whose protein sequence is MYTKLKTALIALSEKNDLLESEINITAKILTPEEAIGETERKDFPLLQGKEFLMQADFKNALGQAFTDAPSNFKGKLKKILELKLTDNSDRALFIATLNAVMRYLGAAEKTIHCKNEEPELCAREIAGTIIDKYGADIKIGIVGFQPAIIDNFAKSLTPQNVKVIDLDKNNINKKKYGVLIRDGKKMAGELFKISDVILATGSTIVNDSLSDLIALAKKYQKPLYLYGTTVAGAAKILNLERLCFQSS, encoded by the coding sequence ATGTATACAAAACTAAAAACAGCGTTAATTGCTTTATCTGAAAAAAATGATCTTTTGGAAAGTGAGATCAACATTACAGCCAAGATCCTGACACCTGAAGAGGCTATAGGCGAGACAGAAAGAAAGGATTTTCCTTTGCTACAGGGCAAAGAGTTTCTAATGCAGGCGGATTTTAAAAATGCCCTGGGGCAGGCATTTACAGATGCTCCGAGTAATTTTAAGGGAAAACTCAAAAAAATACTTGAATTAAAATTAACGGATAACAGTGACAGGGCTCTTTTTATTGCTACCCTCAATGCTGTAATGCGATACCTTGGTGCAGCCGAAAAGACTATTCACTGCAAAAATGAGGAACCTGAATTATGTGCCCGGGAAATAGCAGGTACAATTATTGATAAATACGGCGCTGATATAAAAATCGGAATCGTTGGATTCCAGCCGGCCATCATAGATAATTTTGCTAAAAGCCTGACTCCCCAAAATGTAAAGGTAATAGATCTGGATAAAAACAATATTAATAAAAAAAAATATGGGGTGCTTATCCGGGATGGCAAAAAAATGGCGGGAGAGCTTTTTAAAATCTCTGATGTTATTCTGGCTACAGGCTCAACAATAGTAAACGACAGCCTGTCTGATTTGATTGCCCTGGCCAAGAAGTATCAAAAGCCTTTATATCTTTACGGCACAACAGTTGCCGGGGCTGCCAAAATTTTAAACCTGGAAAGGCTCTGCTTTCAATCCTCTTAA
- the dprA gene encoding DNA-processing protein DprA — MDRLLPWFSLKSVPGVGNHIFKLLIDRFGSPETVFKSTIADIAGVDGVNSKTASAILNFKTLSKDKNEIALIKKKSYRIITLTDPLYPSLLYQIHDPPPFLYVYGTIDRSIKKIAIVGSRKATAYGVTITKRLAQELVSYKVTIISGMALGIDTAAHIGALAGHGKTIAVLGSGLEKIYPQKNRKLFHKISENGAVISEFPLHAEPEPHNFPKRNRVISGISLGTIIVEAAGRSGSLITARLAAEQNREVFAVPGNINSFKSTGTHRLIKQGAKLVENVDDVLEEFQHIFNIDDKKKETGSRPIEKIPELSDDEDKIYRVLGPYPIHIDEIVRKLSMETGKLSSMLLQMELKGIVQQFPGKLFSLKI, encoded by the coding sequence ATGGATAGACTGCTGCCCTGGTTTTCTTTAAAGTCTGTTCCCGGAGTCGGAAACCATATATTTAAACTGCTGATCGACCGTTTCGGATCGCCGGAAACAGTTTTTAAATCAACAATCGCAGATATTGCCGGCGTTGACGGTGTAAACTCAAAAACAGCCTCTGCAATACTGAATTTCAAAACACTTTCTAAAGATAAGAATGAAATTGCTCTCATAAAAAAAAAGAGTTACCGCATTATAACCCTTACCGATCCGCTTTACCCTTCACTATTGTATCAGATACATGACCCACCGCCATTTCTTTATGTTTATGGAACCATTGACAGATCCATAAAAAAAATTGCAATAGTAGGATCAAGAAAAGCTACCGCATATGGAGTTACAATAACAAAGCGCCTGGCCCAGGAACTGGTCTCCTACAAGGTTACTATTATAAGCGGGATGGCACTTGGTATAGATACAGCCGCCCATATAGGAGCGCTTGCAGGCCATGGAAAAACAATTGCCGTGCTGGGAAGCGGACTCGAAAAGATTTATCCTCAAAAAAACAGGAAGCTTTTTCATAAAATATCCGAAAACGGCGCTGTAATATCGGAGTTTCCCCTACACGCTGAGCCTGAGCCTCATAACTTTCCTAAAAGAAACAGGGTTATCAGCGGCATCTCCCTTGGGACCATAATAGTTGAAGCGGCCGGCAGAAGCGGATCACTCATTACCGCTCGGCTGGCAGCAGAACAGAACCGGGAAGTTTTTGCCGTACCTGGCAATATTAATTCTTTTAAAAGCACAGGAACACACAGACTGATAAAACAGGGCGCAAAACTTGTGGAAAACGTAGACGATGTCCTGGAAGAGTTCCAGCACATTTTCAATATAGACGACAAAAAAAAAGAAACGGGGAGCAGACCCATTGAAAAAATACCGGAGCTGTCTGATGATGAAGATAAAATATACAGGGTACTGGGACCGTATCCAATCCACATTGATGAAATTGTGAGAAAATTATCAATGGAAACCGGAAAGTTATCGAGTATGCTGCTGCAAATGGAATTAAAAGGTATTGTTCAGCAATTTCCAGGAAAACTTTTTTCCTTAAAAATCTGA
- the secF gene encoding protein translocase subunit SecF — MQFIKPGINIDFTSKRKIAFFISTAFIVISIISLVMHKGPRYGVDFSGGTLIQVRFTSPISIDDIKKGLARIELGKSAVQQFGDQTENEYLIRTDKSVLAAEDFSLKIKNALEASTGSEADIRRIEMVGPQVGKDLREKALFAMFYALLFITIYISGRFELKWLLSGFIAVVLIGAVIVILKICDFFSLENSIPVLIAVAIIVTLILFWFLELKYAMGAIVALIHDVIITVGIFSIMNLEFTLPIIAALLTIIGYSLNDTIIVFDRIRENQRKHHKERLESIINASINETLSRTILTSITTLVVVVALFLMGGGIIHDFAFAMIIGVLTGTYSSIFVASPILLSWQGKSKKK; from the coding sequence ATGCAATTTATAAAACCAGGTATTAATATTGATTTTACCAGTAAAAGAAAGATTGCTTTCTTTATCTCAACAGCATTCATAGTGATCAGTATAATTTCCCTGGTCATGCACAAAGGCCCCAGGTACGGAGTCGATTTTTCAGGGGGCACCCTGATACAGGTCAGGTTCACATCTCCGATCAGCATAGACGACATAAAAAAAGGGCTTGCCCGGATAGAACTCGGTAAATCAGCCGTACAGCAGTTCGGTGATCAAACGGAGAATGAATATCTGATCAGAACCGATAAGTCGGTTTTAGCGGCCGAAGATTTTTCTCTGAAAATAAAAAACGCACTTGAAGCTTCAACAGGTAGTGAGGCTGATATTCGCAGAATCGAGATGGTCGGCCCCCAGGTCGGCAAGGATTTAAGAGAAAAAGCGCTATTTGCCATGTTTTATGCTTTGCTCTTTATTACAATATATATTTCCGGACGTTTTGAATTAAAATGGCTGTTGAGCGGATTCATAGCGGTTGTGCTGATTGGCGCAGTTATCGTTATCCTTAAAATATGCGATTTTTTTTCTTTGGAAAACAGTATACCAGTACTTATCGCCGTTGCAATTATTGTTACCCTGATACTTTTCTGGTTCCTTGAGCTTAAATATGCCATGGGCGCAATAGTGGCTCTTATCCATGATGTGATCATAACCGTTGGTATATTCTCTATAATGAACCTTGAATTTACTCTTCCTATTATCGCAGCCCTGCTCACAATAATAGGTTATTCTCTCAATGATACAATCATTGTATTTGACCGTATCAGGGAAAATCAGCGCAAACATCATAAAGAACGGCTTGAAAGTATTATCAACGCGAGCATAAACGAAACTTTAAGCCGTACTATTCTTACATCAATCACCACGCTGGTGGTGGTGGTCGCACTCTTTTTAATGGGCGGCGGAATAATTCATGATTTTGCATTTGCAATGATCATCGGCGTACTCACAGGAACCTACTCCTCAATTTTTGTAGCAAGCCCCATACTTCTATCCTGGCAGGGGAAAAGTAAAAAAAAATAA
- the ssb gene encoding single-stranded DNA-binding protein: MAGINKAILVGNLGRDPEMSYTPAGLAVAKFSIATSEEWKDKATGEKKEKTEWHRIVAFGRLAEICGEYLSKGKQVYVEGRIQTSSWEKDGITRYSTDIIANTMQMLGPKGAVYDRNQSGPVYDGPEQNMGQDMGSNMGQTTAQNAEQKDDDIPF, encoded by the coding sequence ATGGCCGGTATAAACAAGGCTATTCTGGTTGGTAACCTGGGCCGGGATCCGGAAATGAGCTATACTCCGGCAGGTCTCGCAGTAGCAAAGTTCAGCATTGCGACAAGCGAGGAATGGAAGGATAAGGCTACCGGAGAGAAAAAAGAAAAAACGGAATGGCACAGGATTGTTGCTTTCGGGAGGCTTGCTGAAATATGTGGGGAATATCTTTCCAAGGGTAAGCAGGTCTATGTTGAGGGGCGGATTCAGACAAGTTCATGGGAAAAGGACGGCATAACAAGATACTCTACGGATATTATCGCTAATACCATGCAGATGCTTGGTCCCAAGGGTGCCGTTTATGACCGTAATCAATCCGGGCCTGTTTATGATGGGCCAGAACAAAATATGGGACAGGATATGGGGTCAAATATGGGGCAGACCACGGCTCAGAATGCGGAACAAAAGGATGATGATATTCCGTTTTAG
- the topA gene encoding type I DNA topoisomerase: protein MSKPLIVVESPTKIRTIKKYIGKDYNVAATVGHIMDLPKKEIGVDIDNKFEPKYTTIAGKAKVIKSLKQAAGNATEIYLAPDPDREGEAIAFHAAEVLKKKGRKFHRVLFHELTKKAIIAALASNEELNINKYKAQQTRRILDRIVGYMISPLLWRKIKGGLSAGRVQSVAVRIICERERAIQAFEPEEYWTITAGLASDLPPEFDARLVKQDNKKLKISDGKTSSAIVAEIKDEKFIVDAVKKKTTKRNPPPPFITSKLQQEAIRKLRFSAKKTMTIAQQLYEGIELGPGEPVGLITYMRTDSTRIAQESAEEAGHLILERFGNEYKLDKPRFFKNRKKVQDAHEAIRPASVFNTPEEIERFLDKDQLALYRLIWQRFVASQMQHALIDQNSVSIKVGRYTFTASGSSIKFPGFLALYQTVDDEIASKKEKKMLPEMTKGMILDLKRLEPKQHFTLPPPRFSEASLVKELEENGIGRPSTYAAILSTIRGKEYVDLVKGYFRPSELGFIVNDLLVQSFPNIMSVDFTARLENRLDSIETDEMKALKVLTLFYDPFKKDINAAAEGMLSMRGVGITTEHDCPECGKKLHIKMGKNGHYLACIGYPECRYTTNYTRDEKGGIQPAEQIKYEVSDEVCKKCGKPMVIKNGKYGPFLACSGYPDCKNTISINSGGPQQETGINCPQKDCQGTIVTKKTRRGKTFYGCNQYPDCKFALWDKPAPQKCPECGAEFMVEKSTKKEGNFLLCINQECRHKIIKEK, encoded by the coding sequence TTGAGTAAACCGCTTATTGTAGTTGAATCACCAACCAAAATAAGAACCATCAAAAAATATATCGGCAAAGATTATAATGTGGCGGCAACCGTCGGTCACATAATGGATCTTCCCAAAAAAGAGATCGGCGTAGATATTGATAACAAGTTTGAACCAAAATACACCACTATTGCGGGCAAGGCGAAAGTTATCAAATCATTAAAACAAGCCGCCGGGAATGCCACCGAGATATACCTGGCTCCCGACCCGGACCGGGAAGGCGAGGCAATTGCGTTTCATGCTGCCGAAGTTCTAAAAAAAAAGGGCCGAAAATTTCACAGGGTCCTCTTTCATGAGCTTACTAAAAAAGCGATTATAGCAGCTCTGGCTTCCAACGAGGAGCTGAATATAAATAAATATAAAGCTCAACAGACCCGCAGAATTCTTGACAGGATAGTAGGCTATATGATCTCCCCTCTTTTATGGCGAAAAATAAAAGGCGGGCTGAGCGCCGGGCGTGTGCAATCGGTTGCAGTAAGAATTATTTGCGAAAGAGAACGGGCTATCCAGGCTTTCGAACCGGAGGAATACTGGACAATAACAGCCGGTCTGGCATCTGATTTACCACCGGAGTTTGACGCCAGGCTGGTTAAACAGGATAATAAAAAATTAAAAATATCTGACGGGAAAACATCTTCAGCAATAGTTGCAGAGATTAAGGATGAAAAATTTATTGTTGATGCGGTCAAAAAGAAAACAACCAAAAGGAATCCCCCGCCTCCCTTTATAACGAGTAAACTCCAGCAGGAAGCCATCAGGAAATTAAGATTTTCTGCAAAAAAAACCATGACTATAGCCCAGCAGCTTTACGAAGGGATAGAGCTTGGGCCTGGTGAACCTGTTGGTCTGATTACATATATGAGAACCGATTCCACCCGGATTGCCCAGGAATCGGCTGAAGAGGCCGGGCATCTTATCCTGGAGCGTTTCGGGAATGAGTATAAACTGGACAAACCCAGATTTTTTAAAAATCGTAAAAAAGTTCAGGATGCACACGAGGCTATCAGGCCGGCATCTGTTTTTAATACACCAGAAGAAATCGAACGCTTCCTTGATAAAGACCAGTTGGCCCTGTACCGGCTTATATGGCAGAGGTTTGTGGCATCCCAGATGCAGCATGCCCTTATAGATCAAAACTCCGTCTCAATCAAGGTCGGCCGCTATACTTTTACCGCCAGCGGATCCTCGATCAAATTCCCCGGTTTCCTGGCTCTTTATCAGACCGTTGATGATGAAATAGCCAGCAAAAAAGAGAAAAAGATGCTGCCGGAAATGACCAAAGGAATGATCCTGGATCTTAAACGCCTGGAACCGAAACAGCATTTTACCTTACCACCTCCGCGTTTTTCAGAAGCATCCCTGGTAAAGGAACTGGAAGAGAACGGAATCGGAAGGCCCAGCACATATGCTGCCATCCTCTCCACCATCAGGGGAAAAGAATATGTTGATCTTGTTAAAGGTTATTTCAGGCCCAGTGAACTCGGTTTTATTGTCAACGACCTGTTGGTGCAATCTTTTCCTAATATTATGAGTGTCGACTTTACAGCACGGCTGGAGAATCGTCTCGACAGTATTGAGACTGATGAAATGAAAGCATTAAAAGTCCTGACTCTATTTTATGACCCTTTTAAAAAGGATATTAATGCAGCAGCAGAAGGGATGCTGAGCATGAGAGGGGTAGGAATAACCACAGAGCATGACTGCCCTGAATGTGGAAAAAAACTTCATATCAAAATGGGCAAAAACGGGCATTATCTGGCCTGCATAGGTTACCCGGAGTGTAGATATACCACAAACTATACCAGGGATGAAAAAGGCGGAATCCAGCCCGCAGAACAGATTAAGTATGAAGTCTCTGATGAGGTATGTAAAAAATGCGGCAAGCCGATGGTAATTAAAAATGGCAAATATGGGCCATTCCTGGCATGTTCGGGATATCCTGATTGTAAAAATACCATATCCATAAATTCAGGAGGACCACAACAGGAAACCGGCATCAATTGTCCCCAAAAAGACTGCCAGGGAACCATTGTTACCAAAAAAACCAGGCGAGGCAAAACATTTTATGGCTGCAATCAGTATCCTGACTGCAAATTCGCGCTTTGGGATAAACCTGCACCGCAAAAATGCCCGGAATGCGGAGCCGAATTCATGGTTGAAAAATCGACTAAAAAGGAAGGAAACTTTCTGCTATGCATAAACCAGGAATGCCGGCACAAGATAATAAAGGAGAAGTAA
- a CDS encoding GNAT family N-acetyltransferase produces MSFASDIIREAEPYDINQMTHLLEELFSIEDDFTFNEFTQRQGLLMMLDDNEKRCIMIAESGDQIIGMCSAQLLVSTAEGGISALIEDMIVAKSYRGQGIGKRLLLSIEKWAYKKKAKRMQLLADRNNINALDFYKKQKWAATQLICLRKKQERN; encoded by the coding sequence ATGTCCTTTGCATCCGATATAATCAGGGAAGCCGAGCCTTACGACATAAATCAAATGACACATCTTCTTGAAGAGCTGTTTTCAATAGAAGATGATTTTACCTTCAATGAGTTTACCCAGCGTCAGGGCCTTTTAATGATGCTTGATGATAATGAAAAACGCTGCATTATGATTGCTGAATCCGGGGATCAAATCATAGGGATGTGCAGCGCTCAACTCCTTGTATCAACAGCGGAAGGGGGAATATCTGCATTGATTGAGGATATGATTGTTGCCAAATCATATCGAGGACAGGGTATAGGCAAAAGACTGTTGCTGTCGATTGAAAAATGGGCGTATAAAAAGAAAGCAAAAAGGATGCAGCTTCTTGCTGACAGAAATAATATTAATGCCCTCGATTTTTATAAAAAACAAAAATGGGCAGCAACGCAGTTGATCTGCCTGCGAAAAAAGCAGGAAAGGAATTAA
- a CDS encoding MBL fold metallo-hydrolase, with the protein MKFGEYECLSVDLGSFYTDGGAMFGVVPRTLWEKKIPPDEMHRIPMRAVSLLIKGKNRNILVDTGYGDKLSEKSKKIYGITSCPNIDASLSKYGLTGNDITDVFITHLHFDHTGGATCVKDNQTVPFFSNAVYYIQKDQWEAAIHPNLRDKSSYIDDNYLPLEKKGLLKLTEGPEKLFPGIETIVTHGHTPGQQHLLIKGDPLENKESLFFCADLIPTAAHMPIAWNMAYDLDPLMIMQEKTKLLKRAIKENWVLFFEHDPYITAARITEKNKKITLSEKITI; encoded by the coding sequence ATGAAATTTGGTGAATACGAATGCCTGTCTGTAGATCTTGGCAGTTTTTATACTGACGGCGGCGCTATGTTCGGGGTTGTTCCCAGGACATTATGGGAGAAAAAAATACCTCCGGATGAAATGCACAGAATTCCTATGAGAGCCGTATCGCTTTTAATAAAGGGAAAAAACCGCAACATCCTGGTAGATACAGGATACGGCGACAAGCTGTCGGAAAAATCAAAAAAAATCTACGGAATTACCAGTTGCCCGAATATCGATGCATCCCTGTCAAAGTACGGATTAACCGGCAATGATATAACAGATGTTTTCATAACGCATCTTCACTTCGATCATACCGGGGGAGCAACCTGTGTCAAAGATAACCAAACAGTCCCGTTTTTTTCAAATGCAGTATATTATATCCAGAAGGACCAGTGGGAAGCAGCTATTCATCCAAACCTAAGGGACAAATCGAGCTATATAGACGATAATTACCTGCCCCTGGAAAAAAAAGGTCTGCTAAAATTAACAGAAGGACCTGAAAAGCTGTTCCCTGGAATTGAAACAATAGTTACCCACGGCCACACACCCGGCCAGCAGCATCTTTTAATTAAAGGAGACCCTTTAGAAAATAAGGAATCACTATTTTTCTGCGCCGATCTAATACCAACCGCAGCCCATATGCCCATAGCCTGGAACATGGCCTATGACCTTGACCCCCTTATGATAATGCAGGAAAAAACAAAACTCCTCAAAAGAGCAATAAAAGAAAACTGGGTACTCTTTTTTGAGCACGATCCTTACATTACAGCAGCAAGAATCACAGAAAAAAATAAAAAAATCACCCTGAGCGAAAAAATAACAATCTAA
- a CDS encoding polysaccharide biosynthesis protein has product MKPKILSKNFVIVFCLDILILLCSVYAAYLLRFDFNIPDYMLGMFLKILPVLLLIKITCFYFFDLYRGMWRYTSVEDLLNIIKASTISSLLIITYILFSNRFIGVPRSVFIVDFGFTVLLIAGFRLSVRFYFEHFTGDSVRMILFRFSKGLFTTGRTDTANLLIIGAGDGGEKIYREIRDNSKLLYNVVGFLDDNPVKLGKKIHGIPVLGSIKDIGFVMKKSGADEALIAIPSAGAEKMRKIVEICKASGIIFKTVPGIGELLSGQVSISAIREVSYQDLLSRDVIRLDKDKIGDYLEGESVLITGAGGSIGSELCRQVCKFNPSSVILYERAESPLYEIELELKKRFKSVAVVPMLADIRDTKQLDYIFKQYQPQTVFHAAAYKHVPMLELHPWKAVENNIAGTLNLVEVVRKFNIKQFVFVSTDKAVRPANVMGASKRVSEMIVQSRNEDESCKTRLISVRFGNVLGSVGSVIPLFQSQIKEGGPVTVTDPDVTRYFMTIPEACQLILQAGAMGKGGEMYLFDMGQPVKIADMAEDLIRLSGFEPGRDIKIEYTGLRPGEKLFEELITDGEKILPSCHEKILVLNGTDKDQNLLNGHVNELILLAGSYDAARIKAKLKEIVLDYKPG; this is encoded by the coding sequence ATGAAACCAAAAATTCTATCTAAAAATTTTGTTATAGTATTCTGTCTGGATATCCTTATTCTGCTTTGTTCTGTTTATGCAGCTTATTTATTACGCTTTGATTTCAATATCCCGGATTATATGCTGGGAATGTTTTTAAAGATTTTACCTGTTCTCCTTTTAATCAAAATTACCTGTTTTTATTTTTTTGATCTATACCGCGGTATGTGGCGCTATACAAGTGTTGAGGATCTTTTAAATATCATAAAGGCAAGCACTATCAGCTCTCTTCTGATCATTACTTATATTCTGTTCAGCAACCGTTTCATCGGGGTCCCCCGTTCTGTTTTTATTGTTGATTTTGGGTTTACGGTTTTGCTGATTGCCGGGTTCCGGTTAAGTGTGCGCTTTTATTTTGAGCATTTTACAGGAGACAGTGTCAGGATGATTCTGTTTCGTTTTTCTAAAGGGCTTTTCACAACCGGCAGGACCGATACTGCAAATCTTCTGATTATAGGGGCCGGAGACGGCGGTGAAAAAATCTATCGCGAGATACGCGATAATTCTAAACTTTTATATAATGTTGTAGGATTCCTTGATGATAACCCTGTCAAGCTGGGGAAAAAAATTCATGGCATACCAGTATTGGGCAGTATCAAGGATATAGGCTTTGTGATGAAAAAGTCCGGCGCTGATGAGGCTCTTATTGCCATACCTTCCGCCGGCGCTGAAAAGATGCGCAAGATTGTTGAAATCTGCAAGGCGAGCGGGATTATATTTAAAACTGTTCCGGGAATTGGTGAGCTCCTTAGCGGCCAGGTATCGATCAGCGCTATTCGGGAAGTCTCTTATCAGGATCTTCTCAGTCGTGATGTTATAAGGCTCGATAAGGATAAAATCGGAGACTATCTTGAGGGTGAGAGCGTCCTGATTACTGGAGCGGGTGGTTCAATCGGTTCCGAGCTCTGCCGGCAGGTTTGCAAGTTTAATCCTTCAAGCGTAATTCTTTATGAAAGAGCCGAGAGCCCTTTATACGAAATTGAGCTGGAGTTGAAAAAACGTTTTAAAAGTGTAGCGGTGGTGCCCATGTTGGCTGATATCCGGGACACAAAACAGCTCGATTATATTTTTAAACAATATCAACCCCAAACGGTTTTTCACGCGGCCGCGTACAAACATGTCCCCATGCTGGAACTGCACCCCTGGAAAGCGGTTGAAAATAATATTGCCGGTACTTTGAATCTGGTTGAGGTTGTAAGAAAATTTAATATAAAGCAGTTTGTTTTTGTTTCTACGGACAAGGCTGTCCGTCCTGCAAATGTAATGGGGGCCTCAAAACGTGTTTCCGAGATGATTGTGCAAAGCCGGAATGAAGATGAAAGTTGTAAAACCAGACTTATCAGCGTGCGCTTCGGTAATGTGCTGGGCAGCGTGGGGAGTGTTATTCCCTTGTTTCAGAGTCAGATTAAAGAGGGGGGGCCTGTTACTGTTACCGATCCTGATGTAACCAGATATTTTATGACAATTCCGGAAGCTTGTCAGCTTATTCTCCAGGCCGGCGCCATGGGCAAGGGCGGCGAGATGTATCTTTTTGATATGGGACAGCCTGTTAAAATTGCTGATATGGCAGAGGATTTGATTCGTCTTTCCGGATTTGAGCCCGGCCGGGATATAAAAATAGAATACACAGGTTTGAGACCTGGTGAAAAGTTGTTTGAAGAGTTGATAACCGATGGAGAGAAGATTCTTCCTTCTTGTCATGAGAAGATTTTAGTGTTAAATGGAACCGATAAAGATCAGAATTTACTAAACGGTCATGTAAATGAATTGATCCTGCTGGCCGGAAGCTATGATGCGGCAAGGATCAAGGCTAAACTCAAGGAAATTGTTTTGGATTATAAACCGGGTTAA
- a CDS encoding DUF6125 family protein, which yields MDEKIERPDDLSQKDLALFIIDMFHRIMVHHTLWFCEVEHQLGMKKALDVMGVASKRSYDIQMKRLSSALGFEMKDGVPKALLDLPKKSLLTLADDIGKNWIANDGVWFQAVEFAYGMNDAKRCNDSCWGRFSPFEAWAIKQSLDLPENAGLEGLKKALGFRIYSRVNLQSIIDEGPGSFIFQMNKCRIQLARKRKGLTDYPCKSGGMVEYTYFAEAIDRRIHTECIGCPPDKHPDEWYCAWRFTIPEHNE from the coding sequence ATGGATGAAAAGATTGAAAGACCTGATGATCTCTCCCAAAAGGACCTGGCGCTGTTTATCATTGATATGTTTCACCGCATCATGGTTCACCATACCCTGTGGTTTTGTGAGGTTGAACATCAATTGGGAATGAAGAAGGCCCTGGACGTTATGGGTGTGGCTTCAAAGCGAAGCTATGACATCCAAATGAAAAGGCTTAGTTCGGCATTAGGTTTTGAGATGAAAGACGGCGTGCCAAAGGCTTTGCTGGATTTGCCCAAGAAATCACTTCTAACCCTGGCGGATGATATTGGCAAAAATTGGATCGCGAACGATGGAGTGTGGTTTCAAGCGGTAGAATTTGCTTATGGAATGAATGATGCCAAACGATGCAATGATTCCTGCTGGGGCCGTTTTTCTCCCTTTGAAGCGTGGGCCATCAAACAATCTTTGGATTTGCCTGAAAATGCAGGACTTGAAGGATTGAAAAAGGCGCTTGGGTTTCGCATATACTCCCGTGTCAATCTGCAATCAATTATTGACGAAGGCCCGGGCAGCTTCATCTTTCAAATGAATAAATGCCGTATTCAATTAGCCAGGAAAAGAAAAGGTCTCACTGATTACCCTTGCAAATCGGGGGGCATGGTTGAATACACATATTTTGCGGAAGCGATAGATCGTAGAATTCATACGGAATGTATCGGTTGCCCTCCCGACAAACATCCTGATGAATGGTATTGCGCCTGGCGTTTTACCATTCCGGAACATAATGAATAA